A window from Telopea speciosissima isolate NSW1024214 ecotype Mountain lineage chromosome 8, Tspe_v1, whole genome shotgun sequence encodes these proteins:
- the LOC122672019 gene encoding transcription factor bHLH162-like gives MKKSCSTSSSKLDRKIIERNRRMQMKGLSFNLASLIPSNYNSTKEISSQQDRLDHAASYIKELRQRVENLKERKKEAMEICGINNEMRRDTMTIGSNLVPVLELRDLGNNSLEITLITGLNKNFMFSEVISILTIHSQATSSRVGVDTTSLSQRLKEFVLFLFF, from the exons atgaagaagagttgCAGTACTTCATCATCCAAACTTGATCGAAAGATTATTGAAAGAAACAGAAGAATGCAAATGAAAGGCCTTTCCTTCaatcttgcttctctcatcccTAGCAACTATAACTCCACTAag GAAATATCATCACAGCAAGATCGATTGGACCACGCAGCAAGTTATATAAAGGAACTTAGACAAAgagtagaaaatctcaaagaaaggaagaaggaagctaTGGAAATCTGTGGGATCAATAATGAAATGAGGAGAGACACAATGACAATTGGGTCAAATTTGGTGCCAGTACTTGAACTGAGGGATTTGGGTAATAATAGCTTAGAGATCACTTTAATCACTGGATTGAATAAGAACTTTATGTTTTCTGAAGTTATTAGTATTCTTACTATCCACtctcag GCTACTAGCTCAAGAGTAGGAGTGGACACTACAAGCTTATCTCAGAGACTGAAGGagtttgttctttttctttttttttga